The DNA sequence AGCCTCGCCCCGTGACCGCGCCGGGCGTCAGCGCACGACGTTCAACGCCCCCGCCGCGCAGCGGATGCGGATCGAGGTCCCGGCCTCGACCTCGTCGACCTCGCCGTCGATCTGCACCGGCATCGGCCCGCACGAGGTGAACCGGAAGTCCGATGTGGACGGCCGCCGGCCGAGCCCGGCGAACGCAGCCCGGGCGGCCACCCACAGCTGCTTCCACTTCGGACGGTGCTCCAGCAGCACGACCTCGAACCGGCCGTCGTCGGGACGGCTGGTGGCCGACAGCTCGGCGACCTTCGCCATCTCGCCGATGTTGGCGAAGACCAGGTTGTCGATCCGGCGCCGGTCGCCGCGGGAGAACTCCACCTCGAACGGGATGAACGCCCAGAACGCCCGCACCGTGGTGATGACCTCCCGGATGCTGCCCTTGCCGCCCTTCTCGATCTGCAGCGCGACGACCGGGGTCAGCCCGAACCCGATGTAGGAGTGCGCGTAGCGCGGCGGGTCCTCGTCGCGGTGCATCTCGAGCAGATCCATCGGCTCTGGGCGGCCGTCGAGGATCGCCTCGGCCAGCGGACGAGGTGCGGTGACGCGGTCGTGGTCGTTCGCGTTCCCGGCAGCCAGGACGGCGACCGCGGCGGCGGTGCCCGGCACGTCCATGATCCCGTTGACGACCTCGTTGTAGCCGCCGTCGCCGGACGCCGAGACGATGAGCGGGCGCCCACCGGCGGACGCGGCGTCCCGGGCGATGACCCGGGCGTGCCCGGCGTACTCGGTGGGTACCAGCCGCACGCTCAGCTCGGGCCGGGCGGCGTGGAGCTCGTCGCGCAACTTTTCGGCGAGCACGTCGGCATCCCCGGTACTGCCCGGGTTGAAGACCACCAGCACGGAGTCGATCGGCTCAGCCACGCGCACACCGTAGACGCCTGCGGCCCCGCCACCGTTGCGGCACGGTGGGAGCCATGGACCTGCAACTGAACGGGCGTCGGGCGATCGTGACGGGCGGGAGCCGCGGCATCGGGTTGGCGACGGCCAGGGCGCTCGCCGCCGAGGGTGCCCGGGTCGCGTTGTTCGCGCGTGACGCCGGGGCCCTGGAGTCCGCCGCGGCCGGGCTGCGCGCCGAGGGGGCACCGGAGGTGCTCGCCGTCGCGGTCGACACCACCGACGACGACGCGGTCCGTCGCGGCGTGGCCGTGGTCGCGAACCGGCTCGGCGGGGTGGACGTGCTGGTGAACGCCGCCGCGCGACCGGCGAGCGCGGGCCCGCCGACCGACCTGGTCTCCATCACCGACGACGCGGTGCGGGTCGAGCTGGAGACGAAGGTGCTCGGCTACCTGCGGTGTGCGCGGGCCGTCGCGCCGCTGATGCGCGCGCAGGGGTGGGGCCGGATCGTGAACGTCAGCGGCCTGAACGCGCGGAAGTCGTCGTCGCTGGTGGGGTCGGTGCGCAACGTCGCGGTGGCCTCGATGACGGCGGCGCTCGCCCAGGAGCTGGGTCCGCACGGCATCAACGTGACGGTCGTGCACCCCGGTGTCACCGAGACCGAGCGGACGCCCGCCGCCCTCGCCGCGCGGGCGGAGTCGGCGGGGATCACCGAGGCGCAGGCGCGCGCGGAGCTCGACGCGACGACGACGATCGGCCGCATCACGACCGCCGCGGAGGTCGCCGACGTCATCACTTTCCTGTGCTCGCCCCGTTCTGTCGCCGTCACCGGGGACGCTGTCGCCGCGGGTGGAGGGACACCGGGGGTCGTGCACTACTGAGGCCCGGCGAGCGGACCGCCGCCGCCCGACCGCAGGGCCGGATCGGCCCGGACGGCCCTCCCGGATGGCACGATGGTCGGATGGAGGGGACCCGCGTGGACCGGTGGCTGTGGTCGGTGCGTCTGGCCAAGACCCGCGCCGACGCCGCGACGGCCTGCCGCGGCGGGCACGTGCGGATCAACGACCGGCCCGCGAAGCCGGCCGCGACGGTGCAGGTCGGCGACCGGGTACGGGTGCGGGTGTACGACCGGAACCGGATCGTCGAGGTCACCCGGGTGATCGAGAAGCGGGTCGGCGCGCCGATCGCGCAGGAGTGCTACATCGACCACACCCCGCCGGAGCCGACCGCCGCGGGACAGCCGCTGTTCGCCCACCGCGACCGCGGGGCGGGGCGTCCGACGAAACGCGACCGCCGGATGCTCGACCAGCTGGGGCTGTCCCGCCGCACCTCCTAGGCCGGTGTGAGGATGGGGGCATGTACGACGCCCTCATGCGCCACGTGCTCCGGCACCTCCCGTCCGAGCCCGCGCACCGGATGGGGTTCGGTGTGGTCCGCGCACTCGGGACCGCGCCCGTCGTGGGTGAGCGGGTCGCGGAGCGGCTCGCCCCGTCGGACCCGGTGCTGCGCACCCGGGCGCTAGATCTGGAGTTCGCCGGCCCGCTCGGTCTGGCCGCCGGTTTCGACAAGGACGCCGAGGGTGTTCTCGCACTCGGCAGGCTCGGGTTCGGCGCGGTCGAGATCGGGACGGTGACCGGGCGGGCGCAGCCCGGGAACCCACGGCCCCGCCTGTTCCGGCTCGTCGACGACGCCGCCCTGGTCAACCGGATGGGCTTCAACAACTCCGGTGCCGGGACCGTCGGGCCGCGCCTCGCCGCGCTGCGCACCCGCCCCGGACCGGGGATGCCGGTGCTGGGGGTCAACATCGGCAAGAGCAAGGCGGTGCCCGCCGAGGACGCGGCGTCGGACTACCGCGCGAGCGCCGCGGCGCTGGGCGCCTACGCCGACTACGTCGTGGTCAACGTCAGCTCACCGAACACCCCAGGTCTGCGGGACCTGCAGCAGGTCGACGTACTGGAGCCGCTGCTCGTCGCGGTGCGGGAGGAGCTGGGCCGGGTCTCCGGCGGACGTCGTGTGCCGCTGCTCGTGAAGATCACCGTGGACCTGGCTCCGGAGGACCTCGACGCCGTGGCCGACCTGGCCCGGCGCCTGCGCCTCGACGGGGTCGTCGCCACGAACACGACCGTGTCACGCGACGGCCTGCGCACCGCTCCCGACGTCGTCGCCGCGGCCGGTGCCGGCGGCTTGTCCGGACGCCCGTTGACCGAGCCTGCCCGGTCGGTCGTCCGACAGCTGCGCACCCGGCTCGACGACGGCCAGGTCGTCATCTCCGCCGGTGGGATCGCCGACGCGGAGGAGGCCTACCGGCGGATCCGCTCCGGTGCGGCGCTGGTGCAGGCCTACACCGGGTTCATCTACGGCGGTCTGCTCTGGCCCGCGCGCGTCCACCGGGAGCTCGCGGCGCTGCTGCGTGCCGACGGGTTCTCGTGTGTCGACGACGCCGTGGGTGCCGATCTCTGACGGCTTTGGTGGCTGGTGTTGCCGCCGGCGGTGTTCTCGGCCGATTGGGTGTCCTCCCGAGCGAGGCTCCGCCCGTGTGTCCCTTCTCGGCCCTGGTGCGCTTTCTCGCCGGCGGTGCAGGGTCGCGGCTTATCGACGGTGCGAAGTCGCGGCGGGGCAGCGTCATCGGCGGACCGGGGTCGCCGGGGCCAGGCTGGCGGGCTGAGTCCCCGCCCAGTCTCACCCTTCGTCGCCGCGCCTTACCCCGCCTGTCGTCCCGGCGCGGGTGCGTTCGACCTCGCACACCGTCCTGCGACCTCGCAGACCCTGCAGCAGATGCGAGGTCGCAGAAACCTGTGCGACATGCCCCGTGCCCCGCCCAGCTCGGCTCACAGCCGGCACAGAACAGAACAGGACAGGACGGGACGTCCCGGCCACAGGCACACAAGGCGCTGCGCCCACCGGCCCACCTACAGCGGACCGGAACAAATGCCCCGGAAACAAATGATGCCCCGGACTCGAAAGTCCGGGGCATCACCTGATCATGTTGAATGTCGGCGGCGACCTACTCTCCCACACCCTGGCGAGTGCAGTACCATCGGCGCTGGAAGGCTTAGCTACCGGGTTCGGAATGGGACCGGGCGTTCCCCTACCGCAATGACCACCGACAACACTATTCAACAAACCCCCACACAACAGCATAGGGGGACCTACGAACACACAACCCGCACAGGGGTTATGGGCTCAGGGTCACACAGTGGATGCGAACAACTCGTTGTGGCAAGCCCTCGGCCTATTAGTACCGGTCAACTCCACCCCTCACAGGGCTTCCATCTCCGGCCTATCAACCCAGTCATCTCCTGGGAGCCTTACCCACTCAAAGGTGGTGGGAGACCTCATCTTGGAACAGGCTTCCCGCTTAGATGCCTTCAGCGGTTATCCCTCCCGAACATAGCCAACCAGCCGTGCCCCTGGCGGGACAACTGGCACACCAGAGGTTCGTCCGTCCCG is a window from the Pseudonocardia sp. HH130629-09 genome containing:
- a CDS encoding quinone-dependent dihydroorotate dehydrogenase, with the protein product MYDALMRHVLRHLPSEPAHRMGFGVVRALGTAPVVGERVAERLAPSDPVLRTRALDLEFAGPLGLAAGFDKDAEGVLALGRLGFGAVEIGTVTGRAQPGNPRPRLFRLVDDAALVNRMGFNNSGAGTVGPRLAALRTRPGPGMPVLGVNIGKSKAVPAEDAASDYRASAAALGAYADYVVVNVSSPNTPGLRDLQQVDVLEPLLVAVREELGRVSGGRRVPLLVKITVDLAPEDLDAVADLARRLRLDGVVATNTTVSRDGLRTAPDVVAAAGAGGLSGRPLTEPARSVVRQLRTRLDDGQVVISAGGIADAEEAYRRIRSGAALVQAYTGFIYGGLLWPARVHRELAALLRADGFSCVDDAVGADL
- a CDS encoding RNA-binding S4 domain-containing protein encodes the protein MEGTRVDRWLWSVRLAKTRADAATACRGGHVRINDRPAKPAATVQVGDRVRVRVYDRNRIVEVTRVIEKRVGAPIAQECYIDHTPPEPTAAGQPLFAHRDRGAGRPTKRDRRMLDQLGLSRRTS
- a CDS encoding diacylglycerol/lipid kinase family protein, which encodes MAEPIDSVLVVFNPGSTGDADVLAEKLRDELHAARPELSVRLVPTEYAGHARVIARDAASAGGRPLIVSASGDGGYNEVVNGIMDVPGTAAAVAVLAAGNANDHDRVTAPRPLAEAILDGRPEPMDLLEMHRDEDPPRYAHSYIGFGLTPVVALQIEKGGKGSIREVITTVRAFWAFIPFEVEFSRGDRRRIDNLVFANIGEMAKVAELSATSRPDDGRFEVVLLEHRPKWKQLWVAARAAFAGLGRRPSTSDFRFTSCGPMPVQIDGEVDEVEAGTSIRIRCAAGALNVVR
- a CDS encoding SDR family NAD(P)-dependent oxidoreductase produces the protein MDLQLNGRRAIVTGGSRGIGLATARALAAEGARVALFARDAGALESAAAGLRAEGAPEVLAVAVDTTDDDAVRRGVAVVANRLGGVDVLVNAAARPASAGPPTDLVSITDDAVRVELETKVLGYLRCARAVAPLMRAQGWGRIVNVSGLNARKSSSLVGSVRNVAVASMTAALAQELGPHGINVTVVHPGVTETERTPAALAARAESAGITEAQARAELDATTTIGRITTAAEVADVITFLCSPRSVAVTGDAVAAGGGTPGVVHY